The following proteins are co-located in the Leptodactylus fuscus isolate aLepFus1 chromosome 8, aLepFus1.hap2, whole genome shotgun sequence genome:
- the LOC142216228 gene encoding ras-related protein Rab-35-like has protein sequence MAAKDYDHLFKLLLIGDSGVGKSSLLLRFSDNSFSGSYITTIGVDFKIRTLVLDGERVKLQIWDTAGQERFRTITSTYYRNTHGVIVVYDVTNPESFVNVKRWLHEISQNCDSVCTVLVGNKDDDPSRKRVETVDAKRFSDQMGVRLYETSAKENRNVEEMFLSVTRLVLRMKQESQARLRPSEVVTITKTKKKPHVKRCC, from the exons ATGGCAGCCAAGGACTACGACCATTTATTCAAGCTTCTGCTAATCGGAGACTCTG GTGTGGGGAAGAGCAGCCTCCTCCTGAGATTCTCTGATAACTCCTTCTCTG GAAGCTATATAACAACAATTGGAGTGGACTTTAAGATCCGGACCCTTGTTCTTGATGGGGAACGGGTAAAGCTGCAGATCTGGGACACTGCCGGTCAGGAGAGGTTTCGGACAATCACGTCAAC GTATTACCGGAACACACATGGCGTCATTGTCGTTTATGATGTCACCAACCCAGAATCCTTTGTGAATGTCAAGCGCTGGCTGCACGAGATAAGTCAGAATTGTGACTCTGTGTGCACCGTGCTGG TGGGGAATAAAGACGACGACCCCTCCCGAAAACGTGTGGAAACTGTGGACGCGAAAAGATTCAGTGACCAAATGGGCGTCCGACTGTACGAGACGAGCGCGAAGGAAAACCGCAACGTAGAAGAG ATGTTCCTATCGGTGACCCGTCTGGTCCTCAGGATGAAGCAGGAGAGCCAGGCCCGGCTACGGCCCAGCGAGGTGGTGACCATCACCAAGACCAAGAAGAAGCCGCACGTGAAGAGGTGCTGCTGA